ACACCTCTGTTTGTGGCTGTACACCGTTAGTACCAACTAGTTTGTGAGCTGGTTTAACTTCCGTAAACATCGCCAGTGAAAACCCTCGACACTCACAAACAAGTCAAAAACTTAGCGTGAATTTACAACTTTTGTAACGTTAAGAGCTCGATAGCAAACCTGAAAAGAGCGGCCTTCGTTTGGAGGGGGACCAGAGGATTTACCAACATGTCAGGCTGTTGCTTTCGATTAGttttgtgtctgcagagctTTGCTGAAGTTTATTAGGATTCCACAGTTTAACTCTTTTCagatatttaaatatgtaattGAGACTTTGTGCTGAGCAGGATCCTGTACCTGAAACATATCGATCCACTGCAAAATACTTTGTTAAGCATGTTTTTGTCATAATCACTCTTAATTTTTTATCTGAAGATATCAGAGTAGATGAactgtaatttatttttgtgatcTCACTATAAATAGcaatgttatttgtttttaatcaatgcAATATGTTTGTGCCAGTGTCTGAAGCTTTGCTTTGCCTTCACACAGGACTCGTTCAGAGTCGCTGCCAAAAAACAGCTGAAGTTGCACTTTATTTCACATATTTACTTGATACGGTTTCCTGGAAAGAAATATATAATTCAGTACTATTGACTATTGCGAGTAAATAGAGGGATATTCCAGTCCGAGCATAATGGATTGAAAATTATTAGTGTGAGCTGCTTTTTAAAGGTGTTATTCCTTTAAAATACAACTTCTACAATTATGAGGACATTGAGTTGACAAGTGGGAAGtaagaatgaaacattttgtttttggctgAATTTGTTGACATTTACTCTTATTGGCACTATTATTCTGGATGAGCTGGATTAGCTGCTCCGGTTAGCAGTGTAACACTGTGATACTGTAGAAAACTTAAAAACATGATTATTCTCAGGCAAGTTCTGCGTGGATTTCAGAGGATtaatggatgtttattttgaatgaacATTGGAGGGAAGTGGATTCTCTTTCTGTATCTCGCCTCCCCTTCAGCACCTGCCCCCCTCCTGAGGCTTTTGTCTTTCTGTTGTCCGTGTCCCGCTCAACGTCTTATCCTGTCGTCACCATGGTTACAATGTCCTTCAAAGATGAGTTACATTGCCGTGCAGCTTGCATACCTGGCCTCCTCCTGTAATGTTGATCTGTTGTCTTGTTGAGGCGTTTTGAGTTACTCAGTGATGATGAACCATGTTATAGTTCTTGGTAAAGGCGATGCAGGACAGTGGAAgctattttatgaaaataaacacGCTTTTCCTCACGTTGTTCCAGTGCAGATGCTAACTTCCCTTTAAAGCGTTCAACAGTCTCTCATTCCTTTGCGAGCATTCAGCAGGTTCTCACAATactgatatttttttatttataaagcttATTTTAAAAATTTCATGCTGCAAAAATGGATAAATAAAACTTGAAATTCTGACTTTAGATGTTCCGCTgcagtttttgtatttaaaataatttgaatgtcCTGTGGTTTGGATTGTTGACACAAAGTACCCCACCGAAGCAGGATCTCGAGTGCAACTCCAATAGCAATACATGAGGCGAATGGTTATTGCATAAAGAAAATCTGACATTTCTGAtaagttttgaaaaaaaatgtttcctgggGTCCTCTTGGTATTTGGGATGTTTTACAGAACATCTGTCAGCGCCTTATGCTGAAAAAACTCCGACAATGGCCGACAAGTCAAACCGTCTGCTGACATTTACTCTCGCAGATCAGATGTCATTTACAGACACATCTGATCTAGATTACTGTGCAGTCGGGCTCTGACGTGTTCAGAGATTACATTTTGAAGAAAGAGCAGAAACTGCAGACCttgcacaaaataaacaacaaatgatTAAAGTGTTCAAAAAGAATCTCCAGACCCATCAGTCTGTCACCCGATGCCCCCAAACATCTAACCGATGTTAACTGTGATGTGATGACGGCCGGTGGGAGAAATGTTGACGATTATTCTTCTATCTGCTCTGATGTCCACTATGTTTGATTTGGCAAAAACCTtctgttttattcaaatgtaaagaGAGTACAATACACTTTGCTGGAGTcttttatatattaattataatCTGGTGATCAGGGGTCAACTCAATGAACCGTCAAGGAGGCGCTACGACTGCTATTACAGACACCTGAACtaacattttttgtaaaaatggGCGAGTTCCGGCAGAGTGTAATTATTAATCACAAGTCATTCTTTCATTGATCAGTAACAAGAACCCACACAGCAGTTTGTAAGGAACGATAACTTATTCATCAGATCACAGGATAGACAGTTTTATAATGACGCATTTTATGCTTACTGATataagttgaataaaaaaaataataaattctgATTCCCAGCTTCACCCACCAGAGAGAACAGATACGACAAAACTAAGACGACATTCATCAAGAAAAACATCATTAAATGGGATTTTTGTTCCATAGAAAAGAATTTTGTCCTGAGTCTGTGGGGACGATGTTCAGACAACAGGATCACTGCGGGACGGTCACATGGAGGTAACTTTGTCTTCAGTGCCGTCCATCACCAGGTTGTCGTAAGCATTCATGTCGTCTTTGCTCCTGATGAACAAACAAAACGTATTTATCAGTGTTGGAAGAAGTACTGAGTTACTGCAGCAGAAACGTTTGTGCGTTTTCCTACCGGACCATGTCCAGAGTGCTCTCATAggtgttttctgtctctcccaCCACGGTCTTCACCCTAATGACACATGCACGTTACTTACATATCTTTCTTTTAGTCAGTGAACAATCCGAAAATGAAGATTTTCATCTCAAAGCCAGAATGTTCAAGAGTGCCCTTCAACAAAAACTGAAACATTTCCACCTGACACCAAAAAGAGTATAAACTAAAATGTATACTTACATATATGAATTGTTTTGATTAATATTTCTGCATGTTGGATTTGAAGTTCTAAATATCCTGTTATCTAGTTTATTCAACAGAAATGAATCATATTCTATCAGATCATCCCATTTGAGAGAGAGACTATAAAGTATTTTGTTATATTAAGTTTAGTTTTCTTACCTGACCGTGCCAGGACTGCTCTCATAGATATTTTTGTTTACAAATTCATCTTCTCCCACCAACTCCACGGTGACCTCCTCCCTGCTGGCAAACAAACTtaattaagacttttttttattcaaaatatgtTTACCTAAGTATCAGAAAGTCAAGATTTTGAGAACAAACCTAGAATTCTCAATAGTCTTCATACTATGTACTACATTATTTTGCCAGTTTAATGGGATTGAAAACGGAGGATTTGGGCTTTAGCTCAACAAATGGCTGTGGTTTAATTTACTGTGTACCAATGAAagcatatttttaaataaatatttggttAATTGACTTTCGAAAGTTTTGTATGTAAATGGAAACTTGCAAACTCCAAATTTTGGAGGTTTAGTAGTTTAGTAATATAAAGATGATTGTAAGTACCAATTACTCCTTTTTAAACCCAGCTTACCAAACCATCAAAACACAGGTATGGCTTATTTAAAatagtaaatgtatttattgtaattgtggattttatatttaattaaaacaagttATATGTACTCAGCAATGTGTCTAATTCACTCTATTGTACAAATGATGAATGCACAAAACATAACGTTGCATGACCTCCGTGGCTCCTCACACCAGGCCTTCTTCACCAGGAAGCCGACAaaggcgaggaagaggaagccggAGACGGCGATGATCCCGGTGAGCCACTGAGGCAGCGCGCGCTCCTGCATCTTAGCCTGAGCtgcgacacagacacacaggtcagaggtcgttCAAACTCCTAAATGTGGTTTTATTCAAATGCCTGCTTCAAGGTGCACGTCCCTGTGACCCCAACACTAAAAATTAGAAAAAAGTCTGATACCCTGTGACATGCAGGGAAATAGAAATACTCCCTTAAACATGGGATTCAATTAGAGAGCTGGAATGTATTTCACAAGGTGTGTCTCTTTTTCATAACCGCAATGGTTAATGGTATTAACAGGATTATAAAGGTGCTTCCTTGAACACATATTCTTATCACCAATTGATTTTTCAATAAATCccccaaaaacatttaaattgaacGAGATTCACTTTCCACtgaaacaaagcagagaaaagtTGAAAACTTAAAGTAATTGTATTATTCTTGAACTAAAACAATGATTTGGTAAATGGACTTAAATGGGTAACTTTATCAACGTCAAACAACTCACATCTCCATCATCGGTTCTTTGATTTAGTTCttgcaacatgaaaaaaaacaattaaatgtttattaGTTATACGTTTGAGTCAAAAGCTTAGACACACTATCattgaaaaagtaaaagtatatTTACTGAAGTACTATTTTAAGGTACTTTTACTTTACTGTTGCAGCTGCAACATTGAAGTGATGAACACACTAATGCATCAATAAATACAATCAGAAATATAGTTTGATATACCATTGTGCATTACAAGTATTTTGACTTTTGGTACTTTAAGTATAATTTGGTGGTAAAAcctttgttctttttctaaTATTATTTTGGATTCCAGACTTTTGATTGTAAAGGATTATTTAGACACTGTAGCATTGAGTCTCCTGCGAGTTCTGAGTACTTCATAGCTGATAGTAAAttgatatataaaaaaaaaatatatatatatatatttatttgggttttggacAATTTTTGAATACTGATCTGTGACATTTTACAGAGACAAGAGTTAATAAACATGTTTCATAGAATCAATGACCTACTGTGAGAAGTATAACTATTATTTGTTGTCAGCACAGTTGAAACAGCTCGTACCTCCCTGGGCCGCCACCGCTGCCGCGCTCAGCAACAAACAGGAAACCGCAGCGTAGAGTTTTCCCATCGCTGCCTCTCGCTCTGAtggaaacaaaaaggtaaaGTACCACAGGAGGGAATAAGCAGACGCCTCAGACGTTGAGTTAAAACTTGTGAAACCAACAGCAGAGTGGGTCGCTGCTTCATTCGTCCTGTAAATGGTTAACTCAAACTACAGACTTTGCCTCCGTGTTTATGGCCCagtcgtgtttgtgtttgctctcAGGTGGACCAGCTGTCTGTCACACTGCTGCTGTTCTTGTGGTTTGATGAAGGGTTAAAACCTGCAGAGTGGACTGCacaaaaataatattgtctAAATACTAGCAAATGATTAGATATAAATTTATTAAACTGTCTATGATCATTTTCTGATACCAAAAGCCAAAGTGTAACCGAACAATTACCTTCCCGACATTTACTACAAAGAGCTTTTTCTGCTTTATTATTACCAATCGGTCAGAGATTTTTTGAATTAAATCATCCATCTGAATTATACCCAAAATAAGACTGGGGGCTTTTATCCTTTGGATAATTATTTGCTTCTTCATGGAGTTTGACTGAAGCCTTGTTTTGGATTTTCCATTATTAGCTAGTTAGGTATCTTAGAAACTAATTTGCTAGCTGGACATGCTAACATGAACATTCCTCGTAACAGATACATTCACATCATAGTTCATAGGGCTCCTCCGTAGTTTCTCCATGTGTTGCAGCGGGATGTGCGGCCGTAGTGTCACAAACCAACATCAGCGGTGATCATCACTAAtgatcaacacaacaacactcaCCGCCTGTTGTCTTCATGGAGGACAGCAGGTGGGGTCACTGTCGGTtccactgcagcagctcctgtgtCCATCTCTGTTCTGCACTCACTACAGCTATACTTATATTTTTAACAAAATAGTGCTAAATTGTGTAAGCGTGTACATGACCAGAAAAACTAATGAATGCATTTTAACACATTGTTATAAAATACATGTTCTATATCTAAACATTCATGATTCATTTATGTATATTATTCATGTTCACTAACTGGTTACAACTTCACTATAAACATTTTCACTCGTTGTCTTTTGAAAACTCCCGAGAGCCTGCAGGCCCCTGGAGTTTGGCCCCGGCGTTCTACAGGATGAGGCAGGCCGACGAGGGTTTCTCTCTCAGCCGGCCCACGAGGTCCAGGTTGAACAGGGCCGGGTTGTAGTGCTCCAGGTCGGATCCGGGCCTCTGCTGGACCGGCTGGCCGGTCTTCTCCCGGGAGGTGATCCGGTACCGGGCCTTGACGTTCCTCAGAGGGTTGTAATCCGGACTGACGTGCTCCGGGCAGCGAAACTCCTCCCTGATGACGCAGCCTTGCTGAGACAACGCCACGAAGCCGCTCCTGACCGTCACCATCCTGACGACGGGGGAGTAGACGTATTGGACGTACAGCAGGTCTCCTGATGGGAAGTATTTTGAATGCATCAATATGGAAATAATCCAAAGGAAAAGTGCCATACTCATACTTCATTAATTAATATTCTTAATCATATTTATTACCTTATTTTGGTATCAGCTAATTGGACCAACATCACTTTTGCTTATGATCTCTGGTGATAACAGGTAATAAActgccttttgttttctcaagATAACGATTTGAATGTCTTATCgcataaagtgtatttttttcttgAGAAAAGCCTCTGGGCTCAGTAGTGGAAAACCTTTCTGTTGAAATAGAAATAGTTGAAAAGTTGGGAACGCTGCCTCGGTAGACCAGAACGTACCCGTAGCGACATCCCAGACTTTGACCGTTCGGTCCTGAGATCCAGTGAAGACGAACTGATCGCTCTCAGAGAAAGCAGCGGAGAGGACGCCCT
This Gasterosteus aculeatus chromosome 8, fGasAcu3.hap1.1, whole genome shotgun sequence DNA region includes the following protein-coding sequences:
- the LOC120823711 gene encoding uncharacterized protein LOC120823711 isoform X1 — protein: MGKLYAAVSCLLLSAAAVAAQGELNQRTDDGDAKMQERALPQWLTGIIAVSGFLFLAFVGFLVKKAWCEEPRREEVTVELVGEDEFVNKNIYESSPGTVRVKTVVGETENTYESTLDMVRSKDDMNAYDNLVMDGTEDKVTSM
- the LOC120823711 gene encoding uncharacterized protein LOC120823711 isoform X2 codes for the protein MGKLYAAVSCLLLSAAAVAAQGAQAKMQERALPQWLTGIIAVSGFLFLAFVGFLVKKAWCEEPRREEVTVELVGEDEFVNKNIYESSPGTVRVKTVVGETENTYESTLDMVRSKDDMNAYDNLVMDGTEDKVTSM
- the LOC120823711 gene encoding uncharacterized protein LOC120823711 isoform X3; its protein translation is MQERALPQWLTGIIAVSGFLFLAFVGFLVKKAWCEEPRREEVTVELVGEDEFVNKNIYESSPGTVRVKTVVGETENTYESTLDMVRSKDDMNAYDNLVMDGTEDKVTSM